From the Carya illinoinensis cultivar Pawnee chromosome 4, C.illinoinensisPawnee_v1, whole genome shotgun sequence genome, one window contains:
- the LOC122308495 gene encoding classical arabinogalactan protein 9-like — protein sequence MMMSPVNLNLNNLYHCFVILQEIGSKSGGSETMIAKVFFVAVIFSVLLMSATDAARIRADRLVPGGPNPMEPPPTPVRIDRLVPGGPNPMEPPPTPVRIDRLVPGGPNPMEPPPTPTATTKN from the exons atgatgatgAGCCCAGtaaatctcaatctcaacaatcTATACCATTGTTTTGTTATTCTTCAAGAAATTGGAAGTAAGAGCGGCGGATCAGAGACAATGATTGCGAAGGTATTCTTTGTGGCCGTGATATTCTCAGTGCTCCTCATGAGCGCTACCGATGCAGCTCGAATAAGGGCCGACCGTTTAGTTCCAG GTGGACCCAATCCTATGGAGCCACCACCAACACCGGTGAGGATCGACCGTTTAGTTCCCGGTGGACCCAATCCTATGGAGCCACCACCAACACCAGTGAGGATCGACCGTTTAGTTCCAGGTGGACCCAACCCTATGGAACCACCACCGACACCAACAGCAACAACAAAGAACTGA